A genome region from Scyliorhinus torazame isolate Kashiwa2021f chromosome 11, sScyTor2.1, whole genome shotgun sequence includes the following:
- the LOC140385503 gene encoding syntenin-1-like, translated as MSLYPSLEDLKVDKVIQAQASYVANSGTPAILSETATSPPLDDGLYPRLYPELSQFMGLNLNEEEIQKNMAMVAVPQQTVARPSSINYMVAPVTGTDLGLQRAEIKQGIRELILCKDQDGKIGIRLKSIDNGVFVQLVQANSPASLAGLRFGDQVLQINGENCAGWNSDKSHKVLKQASDQKINIIVRDRPFERTITMHKDSTGHVGFIFKNGKITSIVKDSSAARNGLLTEHNICEINGQNVIGLKDTQIADILATAGNAITITIMPSYIHDHMMKRMASSIVKSLMDHAVPEV; from the exons GCTCAAGCTTCATATGTGGCAAATTCTGGAACTCCTGCAATTTTGTCTGAAACTGCAACCTCTCCACCATTAGATGATG GCCTTTATCCCCGCCTGTACCCTGAATTGTCTCAGTTTATGGGACTTAATCTGAATGAAGAAGAGATACAAAAGAATATGGCTATGGTTGCAGTACCACAG CAAACTGTTGCTAGACCATCTAGCATAAATTACATGGTGGCACCAGTAACTGGAACCGATCTGGGCCTTCAGCGAGCTGAAATCAAACAGGGTATCCGGGAATTAATTCTCTGCAAGGATCAGGATGGAAAGATTGGCATTCGCCTCAAATCAATTGACAAT GGTGTCTTTGTCCAACTCGTACAAGCAAACTCGCCTGCCTCTCTGGCTGGGTTAAGGTTTGGTGACCAGGTCTTACAGATAAATGGTGAGAATTGCGCAGGCTGGAATAGCGACAAGAGTCATAAAGTACTGAAACAAGCCTCTGATCAAAAGATTAATATCATAGTTCGTGACAG GCCCTTTGAACGAACCATCACTATGCACAAAGACAGCACAGGGCATGTTGGCTTCATTTTCAAAAATGGAAAAATCACCTCGATTGTAAAAGACAGCTCTGCAGCCAGAAATGGACTCCTAACAGAACATAATATCTGTGAGATTAATGGGCAGAATGTCATTGGACTGAAG GATACACAAATTGCTGACATTCTGGCCACAGCGGGGAATGCGATAACCATTACCATCATGCCTTCCTATATTCATGACCACATGATGAAAAG GATGGCTTCGAGCATTGTCAAGTCCCTTATGGATCACGCTGTTCCTGAGGTGTAA